A part of Biomphalaria glabrata chromosome 3, xgBioGlab47.1, whole genome shotgun sequence genomic DNA contains:
- the LOC106054554 gene encoding potassium channel subfamily K member 6-like isoform X2: protein MTRKKLTWCATHPLCRLFTHVAIFFGYLCGGAAIFMHLESPREEALVNSLKTHRFNFLANNSCVSDEELEKFIQEIVQGANRGVSAVKNVSQSEPNWSFGQALFFASTVVTTIGYGRVTPLSEAGKAFCILFAIMGIPLTLVLFTACVERLMIPTRNLLYWLYGKLGHLYKVFHIQVLHLCIILGIHIIFFMLIPAAIYTVLEPNWNYLDAFYYCFISLSTIGLGDYIPGDSADQPHRALYKVATTFYLLLGITMLLLLITVFYDIPELNLGYHFYLKNDENNRADENTRLKPSESGNSTKYTKQVDDTQSIRSGEFHSYQQDVQTPVTEEEQQH from the exons ATGACCAGGAAAAAGCTAACATGGTGTGCCACGCACCCGTTGTGTCGGCTGTTTACTCACGTGGCCATCTTCTTTGGATACCTGTGTGGGGGCGCCGCCATCTTCATGCACCTAGAGAGCCCCCGGGAGGAGGCGCTGGTCAACTCCCTCAAGACTCATCGGTTCAACTTTTTAGCCAACAATTCTTGTGTTTCCG ATGAGGAGCTAGAAAAGTTTATTCAAGAAATTGTACAAGGGGCTAACAGGGGCGTGTCTGCCGTGAAGAATGTGTCCCAGTCAGAGCCTAACTGGAGCTTTGGTCAAGCTCTGTTCTTTGCCAGCACAGTGGTCACCACCATAG GTTATGGTCGAGTGACTCCACTGTCGGAGGCTGGAAAAGCTTTTTGTATTCTGTTTGCCATCATGGGTATTCCCTTGACTTTGGTTCTGTTCACTGCTTGTGTGGAGAGACTCATGATCCCGACCAGAAATTTACTATATTGGCTGTATGGCAAACTAGGTCATCTATACAAA GTTTTTCATATACAAGTTCTTCATTTGTGTATCATCCTGGGTATCCATATCATATTCTTCATGCTCATTCCTGCTGCCATCTACACCGTTCTGGAGCCAAACTGGAATTATTTAGatgcattttattattgttttatctcTCTGTCTACTATAGGACTCGGGGACTACATTCCTG GTGACAGTGCAGACCAGCCTCACAGAGCGTTGTATAAAGTTGCCACCACAT TTTATCTGTTGCTCGGCATCACGATGCTGTTGCTGCTCATCACTGTCTTCTACGACATCCCCGAGCTCAATCTGGGCTACCACTTCTACTTAAAGAACGACGAAAACAACAGAGCGGATGAAAACACTCGCCTCAAGCCGTCGGAAAGTGGAAATAGCACCAAATATACCAAACAG